Proteins from a single region of Psychrobium sp. MM17-31:
- the polA gene encoding DNA polymerase I, with the protein MANVKENPFVLVDGSSYLFRAFFAPPHLTNSKGEATGAVYGVINMLRSLINQYQPTNMVVVFDAKGPTFRNDLYSEYKANRPPMPDDLRIQIEPLHNLIKAMGIPLISIPGVEADDVIGTLATQASKQGIHTLISTGDKDMAQLVDENTTLINTMTNTILDREGVVEKFGVPPELIIDFLGLMGDSSDNIPGVPKVGEKTALGMLQGIGSINDIYNNIDKLATLSFRGAKTIGKRMLEHEEMARLSYELATIKLDVELEQEHKDFVMAKPDLDKIIEILGQLEFKRWLAEALDGRNPLGVGGDGAPRAATASGSDDAPTSSIKTNNYPVLYTLGQLMQWIRKLTEAKEFAFDLETTSLDYMQAKIVGMSFAIKRDGENGDEFEAAYLPLAHDYEDAPKQISLEMALEKFKPLLEDESLKKIGQNLKYDRNVLKNYDITLNGISHDTMLASYVFNSTAVKHNMDALSLKYLGHKTIKFEDIAGKGAKQLTFNQIKISEAAPYAAEDADITLRLHHNLIERLDGEPSLRKLYDTIEMPLLPVLADMERNGVLIDDTQLFAQSGELATRIDELEQQAWQLAGQEFKLGSTKQLQEILFDEDKMALPIIKKTPKGAPSTNEEVLQELAHDYELPKVILEYRSLTKLKSTYTDKLPLMINADTGRVHTSYHQAVTATGRLSSTDPNLQNIPIRSNEGKRIRQAFVARDGYKVVAIDYSQIELRIMAHLSQDEGLLKAFANDLDIHRATASEVFNTPFDEVSDDQRRSAKAVNFGLIYGMSAFGLSKQLDIPRGLAQQYIDSYFDKYPGVMQYMEDTRTNAADKGYVETLDGRRLYLPDIKASNGARRKAAERAAINAPMQGTAADIIKKAMLLVSDWLKAQPSELATMIMQVHDELVFEVQADKVEQFNKDVAQLMSQAADLDVPLVAEAGSGDNWQQAH; encoded by the coding sequence ATGGCCAACGTAAAAGAAAATCCTTTCGTCTTAGTTGATGGATCATCCTATTTATTTCGCGCGTTTTTTGCGCCGCCTCATTTAACCAATTCAAAAGGCGAAGCGACTGGTGCCGTCTATGGCGTGATCAACATGTTACGATCGTTGATCAACCAATATCAGCCTACCAATATGGTGGTTGTTTTTGATGCTAAAGGGCCAACCTTTAGAAACGATCTTTACAGTGAGTACAAAGCAAATCGTCCGCCAATGCCAGACGATCTACGCATTCAAATCGAACCACTGCACAACTTGATCAAAGCAATGGGGATTCCATTAATTTCGATCCCAGGCGTCGAGGCCGACGATGTTATCGGTACTCTAGCAACACAAGCCAGTAAGCAAGGCATCCACACGCTGATTAGTACTGGTGACAAAGACATGGCGCAGCTGGTCGACGAAAACACTACGCTAATCAATACCATGACTAATACGATACTGGATCGCGAAGGCGTCGTTGAGAAATTTGGTGTGCCACCAGAGCTAATTATCGACTTCTTAGGCCTAATGGGTGATAGCTCTGATAACATTCCGGGTGTACCAAAAGTTGGTGAGAAAACCGCGCTAGGCATGCTACAAGGTATTGGTAGCATTAATGATATTTACAACAACATCGACAAGCTAGCGACATTAAGCTTCCGCGGCGCAAAAACCATAGGTAAGCGCATGCTAGAGCACGAAGAAATGGCGCGCCTATCTTACGAGCTAGCGACAATTAAACTCGATGTTGAATTAGAGCAAGAGCACAAAGATTTTGTAATGGCTAAACCTGATCTCGACAAGATCATCGAGATCTTAGGCCAATTAGAATTTAAGCGTTGGCTGGCCGAGGCCTTAGATGGTCGCAACCCATTAGGTGTTGGTGGCGACGGTGCACCGCGCGCAGCCACCGCATCAGGCTCAGATGATGCGCCGACATCAAGCATTAAAACCAATAACTACCCAGTGCTTTATACACTAGGTCAATTAATGCAATGGATTCGCAAACTAACAGAAGCAAAAGAATTTGCCTTTGATTTAGAAACCACTAGCCTCGATTACATGCAGGCCAAAATCGTCGGTATGTCGTTTGCGATAAAACGTGATGGAGAGAATGGCGATGAGTTCGAAGCCGCCTACCTACCATTGGCTCATGATTACGAAGATGCACCGAAGCAAATCTCGCTAGAGATGGCACTAGAGAAGTTCAAGCCGCTGTTAGAAGATGAATCCCTGAAGAAGATCGGTCAAAACCTAAAATACGATCGCAATGTGCTTAAAAACTACGATATTACCTTAAACGGCATTAGTCACGACACCATGCTAGCTTCTTATGTGTTTAACTCAACCGCCGTTAAGCACAACATGGATGCGCTATCGCTGAAATACCTTGGCCATAAAACCATTAAGTTTGAAGATATCGCTGGTAAAGGCGCAAAACAGTTAACCTTTAATCAAATTAAGATCAGCGAAGCAGCACCTTATGCTGCAGAAGATGCCGACATTACCCTACGTCTGCACCACAACCTGATTGAGCGCTTAGATGGCGAGCCAAGCCTGCGCAAACTCTATGACACTATTGAAATGCCATTATTGCCTGTATTAGCAGACATGGAACGCAATGGCGTATTAATCGATGACACTCAGCTGTTTGCCCAAAGTGGCGAATTAGCAACACGCATCGACGAGTTAGAGCAACAGGCATGGCAATTAGCGGGTCAAGAATTCAAACTAGGTTCAACTAAGCAGCTGCAAGAAATCTTGTTCGACGAAGATAAAATGGCATTGCCAATTATCAAGAAAACGCCAAAAGGCGCGCCTTCAACCAATGAGGAAGTGCTACAGGAGTTAGCGCACGACTACGAGCTACCAAAAGTTATCTTGGAATACCGCAGCTTAACTAAGCTCAAATCAACCTACACCGACAAACTGCCGCTAATGATTAACGCTGACACTGGCCGTGTTCACACTAGCTACCATCAAGCAGTAACGGCAACGGGTCGTTTATCGTCGACAGATCCTAACTTACAGAACATTCCAATTCGCTCAAACGAAGGCAAGCGTATTCGCCAAGCCTTTGTTGCCCGCGACGGATACAAAGTTGTCGCTATCGATTACAGCCAAATCGAACTTCGCATCATGGCGCACTTGTCACAAGACGAAGGCTTGTTAAAAGCCTTTGCTAACGATCTCGACATTCACCGCGCAACGGCTTCTGAAGTATTTAACACGCCATTTGATGAAGTGTCTGACGATCAACGTCGCAGCGCTAAAGCCGTAAACTTCGGTTTAATTTACGGCATGTCAGCCTTTGGTTTATCGAAACAACTCGATATTCCACGTGGCCTCGCGCAGCAATACATCGATAGCTACTTCGACAAATACCCGGGCGTAATGCAATACATGGAAGACACCCGCACCAATGCTGCCGACAAAGGCTATGTTGAGACGCTTGACGGTCGCCGTCTGTATTTGCCTGACATCAAAGCAAGTAACGGTGCTCGCCGTAAGGCAGCGGAACGCGCCGCAATCAACGCGCCGATGCAAGGTACCGCGGCTGATATCATAAAGAAAGCCATGCTATTAGTGAGCGATTGGCTCAAAGCGCAGCCAAGTGAACTAGCAACCATGATCATGCAGGTACACGATGAATTAGTGTTTGAGGTGCAAGCAGACAAAGTTGAGCAGTTTAACAAAGACGTTGCACAACTGATGTCGCAAGCCGCAGATTTAGACGTACCATTGGTTGCGGAAGCTGGCTCTGGTGACAACTGGCAGCAGGCGCACTAA
- the elbB gene encoding isoprenoid biosynthesis glyoxalase ElbB, whose protein sequence is MKKVAVILSGSGVYDGAELQESILTLLSLDRAGVSIECFAPNKAQHHVINHLTGEEDTSATRNVLEEAARINRGDVKDLTTCVAKDFDGLVVVGGFGVAKNLSNFAFEGTACQVDETALAVFKDFATLSRPSLYMCIAPALLPAVYGEGVELTIGNDPDTIQAIEAMGGKHIERTVEEIAVDESRNVISTPAYMLAQSISQAASGIENGVAQLVKMMK, encoded by the coding sequence ATGAAAAAAGTAGCGGTGATCTTATCTGGATCTGGCGTTTATGATGGCGCTGAATTACAAGAGAGTATTTTAACTTTATTAAGCCTTGATCGCGCAGGTGTGTCGATTGAATGTTTTGCACCAAATAAAGCACAGCATCACGTTATTAATCACTTAACGGGCGAAGAAGACACGTCTGCGACACGCAATGTTTTAGAAGAAGCTGCGCGTATTAATCGTGGTGATGTGAAAGATTTGACGACTTGTGTAGCTAAAGACTTTGACGGTCTTGTGGTTGTTGGCGGTTTTGGTGTTGCAAAAAATCTATCGAACTTCGCATTTGAAGGTACCGCTTGCCAAGTGGATGAAACTGCTCTGGCAGTATTTAAAGATTTTGCGACTTTATCGCGTCCTTCGCTATATATGTGTATTGCTCCTGCGTTATTACCGGCGGTTTACGGTGAAGGTGTTGAGCTAACTATCGGCAATGATCCTGACACCATTCAAGCTATTGAGGCGATGGGCGGTAAACATATCGAGCGCACTGTTGAAGAGATTGCGGTTGACGAATCACGCAATGTGATTTCTACACCAGCCTACATGTTGGCGCAATCAATTTCACAAGCTGCTTCTGGTATCGAAAACGGCGTTGCGCAGCTAGTGAAGATGATGAAGTAA
- a CDS encoding HD domain-containing protein — protein MKTLEWQPIFQQFVEQQMAFDPAHDLAHIKRVVASGISLAQSEGAELAIVLPACWLHDCVNVPKDSPDRSKGSVFSADRAIEFLKEVDYPSQYFDAIHHAIAAHSYSANIATQTKEAEVVQDADRLDALGAIGLSRCVMLGATWGSELYDPKDPFAKDRELDDKNFCIDHFFVKLQGLVDTMKTPSGLSEAQARWQFMRQYLSQLAHETGASPTF, from the coding sequence ATGAAAACTCTAGAATGGCAACCTATCTTTCAACAATTTGTTGAACAACAAATGGCGTTTGATCCCGCCCACGATCTCGCTCATATCAAACGCGTTGTAGCGAGTGGTATTTCACTCGCTCAATCTGAGGGCGCAGAATTAGCCATTGTGCTACCAGCATGTTGGTTACACGATTGCGTTAATGTGCCTAAAGACTCACCAGATCGTAGTAAAGGCTCAGTATTTAGTGCCGATCGTGCAATTGAGTTTTTAAAAGAGGTTGATTATCCAAGCCAATATTTCGATGCTATCCATCACGCCATTGCCGCCCATAGTTACAGTGCCAATATTGCAACGCAGACCAAAGAAGCTGAAGTTGTTCAAGATGCCGATCGACTTGATGCATTAGGCGCAATAGGATTATCACGTTGTGTTATGTTAGGCGCGACTTGGGGCAGCGAGCTGTATGATCCCAAAGACCCTTTCGCCAAAGATCGCGAATTAGATGACAAAAATTTCTGTATCGATCACTTCTTTGTCAAGCTGCAAGGGCTCGTAGATACGATGAAAACCCCTTCTGGATTGTCTGAAGCTCAGGCTAGATGGCAGTTCATGCGACAATATCTAAGCCAATTAGCGCATGAAACAGGAGCCTCACCAACGTTTTAA
- the rmuC gene encoding DNA recombination protein RmuC — MESFWPLFNQYLPALVVGALTGSVISYLFFRRAASLSSSAQQAICDAQLQQLQQQLDHSDDVIDKLHVDCDSYKQQAASLNEDKLNLVAKVSELSATQQQLITAHEQQLTLIKANEEALKNQFSHLAQQTLEKKSEDFAKANQRNIDAILAPLKAQLGDFKQQVQHSHDAETKQRHELKHEIHSLKQLNQQMAQDAINLTKALKGDNKQQGNWGEVILERILQESGLRDGHEYQTQGQHRNEDGKAYRPDVIVHLPDNKDIIIDSKVSLTGYERYFNTDDELAQQVALKEHIQSLRSHIKELGQKDYHQLKGLRSLDYVLLFIPIEPAFLLAIEHEPNLISYALDNNIMLVSPTNLLVALRTIHNLWRIDQQNKNAQLIAHKASKLYDKIRLFGDDLLSVSAHINKANHSVESAIKKLTTGKGNIIGQVQGFEQLGVEVKKPINSQLTEHADEQLEQDLSLPTKND, encoded by the coding sequence ATGGAATCCTTCTGGCCGCTATTCAATCAATATCTTCCAGCCCTTGTTGTGGGAGCTTTAACTGGCTCAGTCATCAGCTATCTATTTTTCCGACGAGCAGCGAGCCTGAGTTCATCAGCGCAACAAGCAATTTGTGACGCCCAGCTCCAACAGCTACAGCAGCAACTCGATCACAGCGATGATGTTATCGACAAACTTCATGTCGATTGCGATAGCTACAAACAGCAAGCAGCGAGTTTAAACGAAGACAAATTGAATCTTGTTGCCAAAGTAAGCGAACTTAGCGCGACACAGCAGCAACTTATCACGGCTCATGAGCAGCAATTAACATTGATTAAAGCCAATGAAGAAGCGCTTAAAAATCAATTTTCTCACCTTGCCCAACAAACATTGGAAAAGAAAAGCGAAGATTTTGCCAAAGCTAACCAACGTAACATAGATGCGATTTTAGCTCCATTAAAGGCGCAGTTAGGCGATTTTAAGCAGCAAGTTCAGCACAGTCACGACGCCGAAACGAAACAGCGCCACGAATTAAAGCACGAAATACACAGCCTAAAACAACTCAATCAACAAATGGCACAAGATGCTATTAACCTTACCAAAGCGCTAAAAGGCGATAACAAACAACAAGGTAATTGGGGGGAAGTCATCTTAGAGCGCATTCTGCAAGAGTCGGGACTACGCGATGGTCATGAATATCAAACACAAGGGCAGCACCGCAATGAAGATGGCAAAGCTTATCGACCCGATGTCATAGTGCATTTGCCTGATAACAAAGACATCATCATCGATTCTAAAGTCTCGCTAACAGGCTACGAACGCTATTTTAATACAGATGACGAATTGGCCCAGCAAGTCGCCCTGAAAGAGCATATTCAATCATTGCGTTCCCATATAAAGGAGCTTGGACAAAAGGATTACCATCAGCTTAAAGGACTGCGTAGCCTTGATTATGTGTTGTTGTTTATCCCCATTGAGCCCGCATTTTTATTGGCAATTGAGCATGAGCCAAACCTTATAAGTTACGCGCTTGATAACAATATTATGTTAGTCAGCCCAACCAATCTATTGGTGGCATTGCGCACTATTCACAACTTGTGGCGTATCGACCAACAAAACAAGAATGCACAGCTTATCGCGCACAAAGCCAGTAAACTCTACGATAAAATCCGCTTATTTGGCGATGATCTACTAAGCGTGTCGGCACATATCAATAAAGCGAATCACAGTGTAGAATCCGCCATCAAAAAGCTCACTACAGGCAAAGGCAATATCATTGGTCAGGTGCAAGGATTCGAGCAACTTGGCGTTGAGGTGAAAAAGCCAATTAATTCACAACTAACGGAACACGCCGATGAACAGCTTGAACAAGATCTTAGCCTCCCAACAAAAAACGATTAA
- a CDS encoding YajD family HNH nuclease yields MSADLYGTSAKYKREEQGYRDKALKLFPWICGRCAREFEYSGLRELTVHHIDHDHTNNPQDGSNWELLCLYCHDNEHAKYTEYEQHPTRVDAGDNNQDLATYNPFADLKSMLKK; encoded by the coding sequence ATGTCTGCTGATTTATATGGCACATCAGCCAAGTACAAACGCGAAGAACAAGGCTATCGCGATAAAGCGTTAAAGCTATTTCCTTGGATATGCGGCCGCTGCGCCCGAGAATTTGAATACTCTGGCCTAAGGGAATTAACTGTTCATCATATCGATCACGATCATACCAATAATCCGCAAGATGGCAGCAATTGGGAATTACTTTGTCTCTATTGTCACGACAATGAACATGCTAAATATACTGAATATGAGCAGCATCCGACCCGTGTCGATGCTGGCGATAATAATCAAGATTTAGCTACCTATAATCCCTTTGCCGATCTTAAAAGTATGCTTAAAAAATAA
- a CDS encoding GNAT family protein codes for MLIQTDLVTLRPLNENDAQEFYLWSLDREVTKYSISSYAYPQSLSDIEKWLASINASNKTVSLGICCPQSNKLVGYAGITSISALNRCGEYFILIGDKSYWGKGIATEVTKLITEYGIKTLGLNRVELTAFAENPAAVKAYEKAGYQHEGVLRQAGFRDGQFYDKVMMAVLAQDWI; via the coding sequence GTGCTTATTCAAACCGACCTTGTCACACTGCGTCCACTTAATGAAAACGACGCCCAAGAGTTTTATTTATGGTCACTCGACCGCGAAGTGACTAAATACAGTATTTCGTCTTACGCTTACCCACAGTCTCTGTCCGATATTGAAAAGTGGTTGGCGAGTATTAATGCGAGCAATAAAACCGTGTCACTGGGCATTTGTTGCCCTCAATCTAATAAGCTTGTTGGCTACGCAGGAATTACTTCAATCAGCGCCTTAAATCGCTGCGGCGAGTATTTTATTTTGATTGGCGATAAGAGTTATTGGGGCAAGGGCATTGCCACCGAAGTAACCAAGTTGATTACCGAATATGGCATTAAAACCCTAGGATTAAACCGCGTTGAATTAACCGCCTTTGCTGAAAACCCTGCTGCGGTTAAAGCCTATGAAAAAGCGGGCTATCAACACGAAGGTGTCCTTCGCCAAGCAGGGTTTCGCGATGGCCAATTTTACGACAAGGTTATGATGGCGGTGTTGGCACAAGATTGGATATAA
- a CDS encoding divalent cation transporter: MIQNQPLISLLLFTLLAGLAMPAGAIAANLSNRFLHWHTSEIKHAIIAFGGGALLSAVALILVPEGIEHHSPLSTSLFFLSGSIAFMAIDIVLDKFKSTASQLVAMLSDFIPEALALGTAVALGSPSAFLLALLMTLQNLPEGFNAYNELKQSSRLSSLKIITIFGLMALIGPISGVIGYWWLAEQPYAISSIMLFAAGGILYSVFQDIAPQAKLERHWLPTLGATLGFLLGLLGHMSVVC; this comes from the coding sequence ATGATTCAAAATCAGCCACTTATTAGCCTGTTATTATTCACGCTTCTCGCTGGGCTGGCAATGCCTGCTGGCGCTATTGCGGCTAATTTATCGAACCGTTTTTTACATTGGCATACCAGTGAAATAAAACACGCCATAATAGCTTTTGGTGGCGGCGCATTATTATCGGCTGTCGCCTTGATTTTGGTGCCAGAAGGTATTGAGCATCACAGTCCCCTATCCACCAGCCTTTTCTTTCTATCTGGCAGCATCGCTTTTATGGCAATTGATATTGTCCTTGATAAATTCAAGAGTACAGCTAGCCAATTAGTCGCTATGCTGAGTGATTTTATTCCTGAAGCGCTAGCACTTGGCACAGCTGTCGCTTTAGGCAGCCCCAGTGCATTCTTATTAGCGCTATTAATGACGTTGCAAAATCTACCAGAAGGATTCAACGCCTATAATGAGCTAAAACAAAGTTCGAGATTAAGCTCACTTAAAATCATCACAATTTTCGGGTTAATGGCGTTAATTGGCCCAATATCAGGCGTTATCGGTTATTGGTGGCTTGCTGAGCAGCCTTACGCGATCTCATCAATAATGCTGTTTGCCGCAGGCGGTATTTTGTATTCAGTGTTTCAAGACATCGCGCCACAGGCTAAATTGGAACGTCATTGGCTGCCAACACTGGGCGCGACCTTGGGCTTTCTATTGGGATTATTGGGACATATGAGTGTTGTTTGTTAA